In a single window of the Bombus affinis isolate iyBomAffi1 unplaced genomic scaffold, iyBomAffi1.2 ctg00000059.1, whole genome shotgun sequence genome:
- the LOC126926796 gene encoding uncharacterized protein LOC126926796 isoform X3: MKWITVTGDLKGISSNWPGKTTEQKGSRSKSFRSNSFDVSTLHGAKSKLSGSSKAAISTFMAPSNWFTKRHQPMSKKPEDLVTASLSLKFDKSKVVKAVKETLGKKSPNSEVKHKVVWDNTSGTKVDAQNEAHSLE; encoded by the exons atgaagtggataacggtaaccggagatctgaagggaatttcttcaaactggcccggaaaaacgaccgaacagaaaggaagtcgatcgaagagcttccgttccaacagcttcgacgtgtcgacattgcacggagctaaaagtaagcttagcggatcctcgaaagccgctatttcgacctttatggcaccgtcgaattggttcacgaagagacaccaaccgatgtcgaagaagccggaagatttagtaacggccagtttaagtctcaagttcgataaatcgaaggtagtgaaggcggtgaaggaaacgttgggtaaaaagtcccctaatagcgaggtcaaacacaaagtcgtatgggacaacactagtggaaccaaagtggacgctcag aacgaagctcattctctggagtga
- the LOC126926796 gene encoding uncharacterized protein LOC126926796 isoform X1, translating into MKWITVTGDLKGISSNWPGKTTEQKGSRSKSFRSNSFDVSTLHGAKSKLSGSSKAAISTFMAPSNWFTKRHQPMSKKPEDLVTASLSLKFDKSKVVKAVKETLGKKSPNSEVKHKVVWDNTSGTKVDAQVFGSAIEKMLTAEKGNDTGASGSSGKPSVSPNKPMSGKVTNWFSNTKNQNRNQTESSEPSLCSSLKDLFKK; encoded by the exons atgaagtggataacggtaaccggagatctgaagggaatttcttcaaactggcccggaaaaacgaccgaacagaaaggaagtcgatcgaagagcttccgttccaacagcttcgacgtgtcgacattgcacggagctaaaagtaagcttagcggatcctcgaaagccgctatttcgacctttatggcaccgtcgaattggttcacgaagagacaccaaccgatgtcgaagaagccggaagatttagtaacggccagtttaagtctcaagttcgataaatcgaaggtagtgaaggcggtgaaggaaacgttgggtaaaaagtcccctaatagcgaggtcaaacacaaagtcgtatgggacaacactagtggaaccaaagtggacgctcag gtatttggtagcgcaattgagaagatgttaacggcggaaaagggaaacgatacgggggcttccgggtcgagcggaaagccctcggtatctccgaacaaaccaatgtcaggcaaagtgacaaattggttttcaaataccaagaatcaaaatcggaatcagacggaatccagcgaaccgtctctctgttcttccctaaaggacctattcaagaagtaa
- the LOC126926796 gene encoding uncharacterized protein LOC126926796 isoform X2, with product MKWITVTGDLKGISSNWPGKTTEQKGSRSKSFRSNSFDVSTLHGAKSKLSGSSKAAISTFMAPSNWFTKRHQPMSKKPEDLVTASLSLKFDKSKVVKAVKETLGKKSPNSEVKHKVVWDNTSGTKVDAQVKRGEDNLQSLRTISQ from the exons atgaagtggataacggtaaccggagatctgaagggaatttcttcaaactggcccggaaaaacgaccgaacagaaaggaagtcgatcgaagagcttccgttccaacagcttcgacgtgtcgacattgcacggagctaaaagtaagcttagcggatcctcgaaagccgctatttcgacctttatggcaccgtcgaattggttcacgaagagacaccaaccgatgtcgaagaagccggaagatttagtaacggccagtttaagtctcaagttcgataaatcgaaggtagtgaaggcggtgaaggaaacgttgggtaaaaagtcccctaatagcgaggtcaaacacaaagtcgtatgggacaacactagtggaaccaaagtggacgctcag gtgaaacgtggagaagataatttgcaatcattgcggacaatatcgcagtga